Proteins from a single region of Corallococcus caeni:
- a CDS encoding NAD(P)-dependent oxidoreductase, whose protein sequence is MKVGFIGLGNMGTPMAKNLAGAGHELTVWNRTASKAEPLKQQGARVAKTPAEAARDAEVVVSMLADDHAAEAAVLGQDGIVSALPRNGIHVSSSTISVALSERLTKAHADAGQGYVSAPVFGRPEAAAGKQLWVVAAGPKAQVERVRPVLTGLGRGLTELGERPSAANTVKLSGNFLIASMMEALSEAFALAEKCGVERAAFLDVFKSVFAKAPIFENYAGAIAKGQYTPAGFALRLGLKDVTLALEAGRTAEVPLPLASLLRDHFLTGVAQGRGDEDWSALGALAQERAGITKKA, encoded by the coding sequence ATGAAGGTCGGCTTCATCGGGTTGGGGAACATGGGCACGCCCATGGCGAAGAACCTGGCCGGCGCGGGCCATGAACTCACCGTCTGGAACCGCACCGCCTCCAAGGCGGAGCCGCTGAAGCAGCAGGGCGCGCGCGTGGCGAAGACGCCCGCCGAGGCCGCACGCGACGCGGAGGTCGTCGTGTCCATGCTCGCGGACGACCACGCCGCGGAAGCGGCCGTGCTGGGCCAGGACGGCATCGTCAGCGCCCTGCCGAGGAACGGCATCCACGTCTCCTCCAGCACCATCTCCGTCGCGCTGTCGGAGCGCCTGACGAAGGCGCACGCGGACGCGGGGCAGGGCTACGTGTCGGCCCCCGTCTTCGGCCGGCCGGAAGCAGCGGCGGGCAAGCAGCTCTGGGTCGTCGCGGCAGGCCCCAAGGCGCAGGTAGAGCGCGTGCGTCCGGTGCTCACAGGCCTGGGGCGCGGCCTCACGGAGCTGGGAGAGCGGCCCTCCGCCGCGAACACGGTGAAGCTGTCCGGCAACTTCCTCATCGCATCCATGATGGAGGCCCTGTCGGAGGCCTTCGCGCTCGCGGAGAAGTGCGGCGTGGAGCGCGCCGCGTTCCTGGACGTCTTCAAGTCCGTCTTCGCCAAGGCGCCCATCTTCGAGAACTACGCGGGCGCCATCGCGAAGGGGCAGTACACGCCCGCGGGCTTCGCGCTGCGCCTGGGCCTCAAGGACGTGACGCTGGCGCTCGAAGCGGGGCGGACGGCGGAGGTGCCCCTCCCGCTGGCCAGCCTCCTGCGCGACCACTTCCTCACCGGCGTCGCGCAGGGACGCGGTGACGAGGACTGGTCCGCGCTCGGCGCGCTCGCCCAGGAGCGCGCGGGCATCACGAAGAAGGCCTGA
- a CDS encoding anti-phage deoxyguanosine triphosphatase yields the protein MDSPWEQRRLPESPRSEDRRDGYERDRSRIIHSAAFRRLQAKTQVLGIGEGDFHRTRLTHSMEAAQISRGLLYVLGRQTPDLKRHLPPIHLLEAICLAHDLGHPPFGHTGETALNLAMLEHGGFEGNGQTLRLLAKLEAHTENYGLNPTRRTLLGILKYPTSYSQIRSAETIKTPKDRFEIRWNDWKPPKCYLDDDKDVVDFILEPLPSAEKSRFTEPQAPATKNKHGKPKWQSLDTSIMTLADDIAFGVHDLEDAAALGLIEQADIENIAWDPESEWATKFEVNKSLHKVFSKSHHIRKQGTGALVNAFIQAAKWSQTDEFETPLLKYNARLTSEADALLAKLKDVEFERVINTHTVQTLEYRGGHLVLELFKAIAAAPEKLLPETFRMEHKARTGKEAMRVICDYVSGMTDEFATKQYERLFVPRRGSALSPA from the coding sequence ATGGATTCTCCATGGGAGCAACGACGTCTACCCGAAAGCCCCCGCAGTGAAGACAGGCGCGATGGGTACGAACGCGATCGGTCACGAATCATCCATTCGGCCGCATTCCGAAGACTCCAGGCAAAAACCCAAGTCCTAGGCATCGGTGAGGGAGATTTCCATCGAACCCGATTGACTCACTCAATGGAGGCAGCGCAAATCAGCAGAGGGCTTTTATATGTCCTTGGTCGCCAAACGCCGGACCTTAAGCGCCACCTGCCTCCGATCCATTTGCTAGAAGCAATTTGCCTTGCGCATGACCTTGGACACCCCCCGTTCGGCCATACCGGCGAGACAGCGCTCAATCTCGCCATGTTGGAACATGGCGGATTTGAAGGGAACGGGCAGACCTTGCGCCTCCTGGCAAAACTCGAAGCCCACACGGAAAATTACGGACTAAACCCAACACGGCGGACGCTCCTCGGCATTCTTAAATACCCGACTTCCTATTCACAGATTAGGAGCGCCGAAACAATCAAGACACCAAAAGACAGATTTGAAATCCGCTGGAACGACTGGAAACCACCCAAGTGCTATCTTGACGACGATAAAGATGTCGTTGATTTCATCTTGGAACCGCTTCCATCTGCCGAAAAATCGCGCTTCACGGAACCCCAGGCACCTGCCACAAAGAACAAGCACGGCAAGCCGAAATGGCAATCGCTCGACACATCAATCATGACGTTGGCCGACGATATTGCATTCGGCGTTCACGACCTTGAGGACGCTGCAGCGCTCGGGCTTATCGAACAAGCAGATATCGAAAATATTGCCTGGGACCCAGAAAGTGAGTGGGCGACCAAATTCGAAGTCAACAAGTCTCTACATAAGGTCTTCTCAAAGAGCCATCACATCAGGAAGCAAGGCACTGGGGCTCTTGTCAATGCTTTTATACAGGCAGCAAAGTGGTCCCAGACGGATGAATTCGAGACCCCTTTGTTGAAATATAACGCTCGACTCACAAGCGAAGCAGACGCTCTCCTGGCCAAACTCAAGGACGTCGAGTTTGAAAGAGTAATCAATACGCACACAGTGCAAACCTTGGAATATAGAGGTGGACACTTGGTCCTTGAGCTCTTCAAGGCGATCGCGGCCGCCCCCGAGAAACTATTGCCTGAAACATTCCGCATGGAACACAAGGCACGCACAGGCAAAGAGGCGATGCGAGTCATCTGCGACTACGTTTCGGGCATGACAGATGAGTTTGCCACCAAGCAGTACGAACGCCTGTTTGTTCCACGGCGGGGCAGTGCACTTTCCCCAGCTTGA
- a CDS encoding putative ABC exporter domain-containing protein — translation MSFPSAVAFLWVRTWRNRVVRQVQRLKRPRYLLGAAVGLAYLYSLVGRSVFVQGTGRAVSPNARLFAEFSLEVSVLATLVTAWVLGTDRPALTFTQTEVQTFFTAPVTRQALLHYKLLRGLLSAMLAALAATLFVGRFTSPRPELFFLGAALAMGTLYLHGTAASFVRAWLVSRGRWGSAVRWTVVAVVLVAGMGTLLSTLRDHPLPENLSAPFAVREWLRDVLNAPGPRAVLWPGRALVAPSLARSGQDFLRYLPASLALLVAHYAWVLAVEVPFEDSAVAGADARTRQRAQRASRSANLRVGRVPFVLEARGRPEVALLWKNLIARRRMGSGLVMLLSFGVMGAVFALLMGDTRLFSNSREFLGPMALMIAVAMAVIGPSAFRTDLRMDLPKLELLRALPLTGRQVVGAELGASALTLGAAQWVMLAVALVLGVGTDDETLAPWSAPVVLGLLPVLPALGLAGLFVQNAAVVLLPAWIPADSERARGVEALGQRLLTLVGTLVVTFLGLLPAGVVALLVGYPLFTVMGPWAVPLAGLVAAGALFAEVALGVAVLGRAFERLDVSEET, via the coding sequence GTGAGCTTCCCGAGCGCGGTGGCGTTCCTCTGGGTGAGGACGTGGCGCAACCGGGTGGTGCGCCAGGTGCAGCGGCTGAAGCGCCCGCGCTATCTCCTGGGCGCGGCGGTGGGGCTCGCGTACCTGTACTCGCTGGTGGGCCGCAGCGTCTTCGTCCAGGGCACGGGCCGCGCGGTGTCTCCCAACGCGAGGCTGTTCGCGGAGTTCTCGCTGGAGGTGTCGGTGCTGGCCACGCTGGTGACGGCGTGGGTGCTGGGCACGGACCGGCCGGCGCTGACCTTCACGCAGACGGAGGTGCAGACCTTCTTCACCGCGCCCGTCACGCGCCAGGCGCTGCTGCACTACAAGCTGCTGCGCGGCCTCTTGAGCGCGATGCTCGCGGCGCTGGCGGCGACCCTCTTCGTGGGGCGCTTCACCAGCCCCCGGCCGGAGCTCTTCTTCCTGGGCGCGGCGCTGGCCATGGGGACGCTGTACCTGCACGGCACCGCGGCGTCCTTCGTGCGCGCGTGGCTCGTGTCGCGAGGGCGCTGGGGCAGCGCGGTGCGGTGGACGGTGGTGGCGGTGGTCCTCGTGGCGGGGATGGGCACGCTGCTGTCCACGCTGCGCGACCATCCGCTGCCGGAGAACCTCTCCGCGCCCTTCGCCGTGCGCGAGTGGCTGCGCGACGTGCTCAACGCACCCGGGCCTCGCGCGGTGCTGTGGCCGGGCCGGGCGCTGGTGGCTCCGTCGCTGGCGCGCAGCGGACAGGACTTCCTGCGCTACCTGCCGGCGTCGCTGGCGCTGCTCGTGGCGCACTACGCCTGGGTGCTGGCGGTGGAGGTCCCCTTCGAGGACTCGGCGGTCGCGGGGGCGGACGCGCGGACGCGGCAGCGGGCGCAGCGGGCGTCGCGCTCGGCCAACCTGCGCGTAGGCCGCGTGCCCTTCGTGCTCGAGGCCCGGGGGCGTCCCGAGGTGGCGCTGCTCTGGAAGAACCTCATCGCGCGCAGGCGCATGGGCAGCGGGCTGGTGATGCTGCTGTCCTTCGGGGTGATGGGCGCCGTGTTCGCGCTGTTGATGGGGGACACGCGGCTGTTCTCCAACAGCCGTGAGTTCCTGGGGCCCATGGCCCTGATGATCGCGGTGGCCATGGCCGTGATTGGCCCGAGCGCGTTCCGCACCGACCTGCGCATGGACCTGCCCAAGCTGGAGCTATTGCGAGCCCTGCCCCTCACGGGGCGGCAGGTGGTGGGCGCGGAGCTGGGCGCCTCCGCGCTGACGCTGGGCGCGGCGCAGTGGGTGATGCTGGCCGTGGCGCTGGTGCTGGGCGTGGGCACGGACGACGAGACGCTCGCGCCGTGGTCCGCGCCGGTGGTGCTGGGCCTCTTGCCGGTGTTGCCGGCGCTGGGGCTCGCGGGGCTGTTCGTGCAGAACGCGGCGGTGGTGCTGCTGCCCGCGTGGATTCCAGCGGACTCCGAGCGGGCGCGCGGCGTGGAGGCGCTGGGCCAGCGGCTGCTCACGCTGGTGGGCACGCTGGTGGTGACGTTCCTGGGACTGTTGCCCGCGGGGGTGGTGGCCCTCCTGGTGGGCTATCCGCTGTTCACTGTCATGGGGCCCTGGGCGGTTCCGCTCGCGGGGCTGGTGGCGGCGGGAGCACTGTTCGCGGAGGTGGCGCTGGGCGTCGCCGTCCTGGGCCGCGCCTTCGAGCGGCTGGACGTGTCGGAAGAGACGTAG
- a CDS encoding ABC transporter ATP-binding protein, producing the protein MEPALDVEGLEKTYGAVRAVRGLTFQVAPGEVLGLVGPNGAGKTSTLRCLAGILPPSVGRVRVAGHDLAVAPVEAKRQLAFLPDEPRFFEYLTVWEHLNFTARLYGVEDWEARGRALLEEMELTGREKSLPGELSRGMKQKLSIACGFLHQPRLILLDEPLTGLDPLGIRRMKASLRRRSEEGTALVLSSHLLPLVEELCHRLLVIAGGRAVALGSLPEIREQMAGGAGDGASLEELFVRITSAASAEAAARGNEPA; encoded by the coding sequence ATGGAACCGGCGCTGGACGTCGAGGGGCTGGAGAAGACGTACGGCGCGGTGCGGGCGGTGCGCGGGCTGACCTTCCAGGTGGCGCCCGGCGAGGTGCTGGGCCTGGTGGGCCCCAACGGCGCGGGCAAGACGTCCACGCTGCGGTGCCTGGCCGGCATCCTTCCGCCGTCCGTGGGCCGCGTGCGGGTGGCGGGGCATGACCTGGCGGTGGCGCCGGTGGAGGCGAAGCGCCAGCTGGCGTTCCTGCCGGACGAGCCGCGCTTCTTCGAGTACCTCACCGTCTGGGAGCACCTGAACTTCACCGCGCGCCTCTACGGCGTGGAGGACTGGGAGGCGCGAGGCCGCGCGCTGCTGGAGGAGATGGAGCTGACCGGACGGGAGAAGTCGCTGCCGGGCGAGCTGTCGCGGGGCATGAAGCAGAAGCTGTCCATCGCGTGCGGCTTCCTGCACCAGCCCCGGCTCATCCTCCTGGACGAACCGCTGACGGGGTTGGATCCGCTGGGCATCCGCAGGATGAAGGCGTCGCTGCGCCGCCGCTCGGAAGAGGGCACGGCGCTGGTGCTGTCGTCGCACCTGCTGCCGCTGGTGGAGGAGCTGTGCCACCGGCTGCTCGTCATCGCCGGAGGGCGCGCGGTGGCGCTGGGGTCGCTGCCGGAGATCCGCGAGCAGATGGCGGGCGGGGCGGGGGACGGCGCGTCGCTGGAGGAGCTGTTCGTGCGCATCACCAGCGCGGCGTCAGCGGAGGCGGCGGCGCGGGGGAACGAACCGGCGTGA
- a CDS encoding response regulator, whose amino-acid sequence MSQQIRALVVDDSQAMRRSIMYALQRLTDVVCIEAQDGVEGLKKLTTQGRFDLVMTDINMPLMDGLKLIHHIRQTEDHRAVPIVVVTTEGASADRERAMALGATAYLVKPVQARVVLDTVKELLKLG is encoded by the coding sequence ATGTCGCAGCAGATCCGCGCGCTGGTGGTGGATGACTCGCAGGCCATGCGCCGCAGCATCATGTACGCGCTCCAGCGCCTGACGGACGTGGTCTGCATCGAGGCGCAGGACGGCGTGGAGGGGCTGAAGAAGCTCACCACGCAGGGGCGCTTCGACCTGGTGATGACGGACATCAACATGCCGTTGATGGACGGGCTGAAGCTCATCCACCACATCCGTCAGACGGAAGACCACCGGGCGGTGCCCATCGTCGTCGTGACGACCGAGGGCGCGAGCGCGGACCGCGAGCGGGCCATGGCGCTGGGGGCCACCGCGTACCTGGTGAAGCCCGTGCAGGCCCGCGTGGTGCTGGACACCGTGAAGGAACTCCTGAAGCTCGGCTGA
- the cheB gene encoding chemotaxis-specific protein-glutamate methyltransferase CheB, whose amino-acid sequence MARPLTVLVIDDSATNRRTLTTLLESASDVMVLDWAQDGEEGLKKVLDLKPDVVTLDLEMPRLGGHTFLRLLMRASPTPVIVISSYAHQSDVLKALELGAFDFIAKPPEGTPEALEKLRRELLDKVHATRHVKSGGRHGAALRSALLTGEVPQVIAVGASTGGPPAVQRLLEGLASEPTVSVLVGQHMPSQFTRAFAERLDRIGPFTVTEACEGDVVTPGHVYIAPGGRHLLLSDRTGRLELRTPSPVPADKYAPSVDRLFESAAEVLGPRAVAVVLTGMGADGAQGVRAVRREGGETWAESEDTAVVYGMPKEAIATGAVTRVLPLDDIGSELAALVRRRKQSSGQ is encoded by the coding sequence ATGGCACGTCCGCTCACGGTGCTCGTCATCGACGACTCGGCCACCAACCGCCGCACGCTCACCACGCTGCTGGAGTCCGCCTCCGACGTGATGGTGCTGGACTGGGCGCAGGACGGCGAGGAGGGGCTCAAGAAGGTCCTGGACCTGAAGCCGGACGTGGTGACGCTGGACCTGGAGATGCCCCGGCTGGGCGGCCACACCTTCCTGCGGCTGCTCATGCGCGCGTCGCCCACGCCCGTCATCGTCATCTCCAGCTACGCGCACCAGTCGGACGTGCTCAAGGCGCTGGAGCTGGGCGCGTTCGACTTCATCGCCAAGCCGCCCGAGGGCACCCCCGAGGCGCTGGAGAAGCTGCGGCGCGAGCTGCTCGACAAGGTGCACGCGACCCGCCACGTGAAGTCCGGCGGACGCCACGGGGCCGCGCTGCGCAGCGCCCTGCTGACGGGCGAGGTGCCGCAGGTCATCGCCGTGGGCGCGTCCACGGGCGGGCCCCCCGCGGTGCAGCGGCTGCTGGAGGGGCTGGCCTCCGAGCCGACCGTCAGCGTGCTGGTGGGCCAGCACATGCCCTCGCAGTTCACCCGGGCCTTCGCGGAGCGCCTGGACCGCATCGGTCCCTTCACGGTGACGGAGGCGTGCGAGGGCGACGTGGTGACGCCGGGCCACGTCTACATCGCGCCGGGCGGGCGGCACCTGCTGCTGTCGGACCGGACCGGGCGCCTGGAATTGCGCACGCCGTCGCCGGTGCCCGCGGACAAGTACGCCCCGTCGGTGGACCGGCTCTTCGAGAGCGCGGCGGAGGTGCTGGGCCCTCGCGCGGTGGCGGTGGTGTTGACGGGCATGGGCGCGGACGGGGCGCAGGGCGTGCGCGCGGTCCGCCGCGAGGGCGGCGAGACGTGGGCGGAGTCCGAGGACACGGCCGTGGTGTACGGCATGCCCAAGGAGGCCATCGCCACCGGGGCGGTGACCCGGGTGCTTCCACTGGACGACATCGGTTCTGAGCTGGCCGCGCTGGTGCGCCGCCGCAAGCAGTCCTCCGGGCAGTGA
- a CDS encoding CheR family methyltransferase, whose product MPRFDEGRPEMTLEEFRLLRDHVYAHCGILIHENMKFVMERRLWPRLEALGIQDFGSYHRYLRYDAQRHAELEAAVESLTTHETYFFREPAQLKAFCEELLPILEKRNAHTRRLRLWSAGCSSGEEAYTLAMLLKDSGRFNDWDVEVIGTDLSRRVLAVARRAEYGPSALRATPPDLLERYFIPVGVNRVRVRDDVKAWVNFGHHNLADVAGSQLVPRTDVVFCRNVMIYFDQAARRRVLGVIRDRLCPGGYLLLGHAENLLSLGADFELVHLKGDLVYRRPELPGGEGR is encoded by the coding sequence ATGCCACGCTTCGACGAGGGCCGCCCGGAGATGACGCTGGAGGAGTTCCGGCTGCTGCGCGACCACGTCTACGCGCACTGCGGAATCCTCATCCACGAGAACATGAAGTTCGTGATGGAGCGCCGGCTGTGGCCCCGGCTGGAGGCGCTGGGCATCCAGGACTTCGGCTCCTACCACCGCTACCTGCGCTACGACGCCCAGCGCCACGCGGAGCTGGAAGCGGCGGTGGAGTCCCTCACCACGCACGAGACGTACTTCTTCCGCGAACCCGCGCAGCTCAAGGCCTTCTGCGAGGAGCTGCTTCCCATCCTGGAGAAGCGCAACGCGCACACGCGCCGGCTGCGGCTGTGGTCCGCGGGGTGTTCCTCCGGCGAGGAGGCGTACACGCTGGCCATGCTGCTGAAGGACAGCGGCCGCTTCAACGACTGGGACGTGGAGGTCATCGGCACGGACCTGTCGCGCCGCGTGCTGGCCGTGGCCCGCCGCGCGGAGTACGGCCCCAGCGCGCTGCGCGCGACGCCGCCGGACCTGCTGGAGCGCTACTTCATCCCCGTGGGTGTCAACCGCGTCCGCGTGCGCGACGACGTGAAGGCGTGGGTGAACTTCGGCCACCACAACCTGGCGGACGTGGCGGGCAGCCAGTTGGTGCCGCGCACGGACGTCGTCTTCTGCCGCAACGTGATGATCTACTTCGACCAGGCCGCGCGCCGCCGCGTGCTGGGCGTCATCCGCGACCGGCTCTGTCCCGGCGGCTACCTGCTGCTGGGCCACGCGGAGAACCTGCTCAGCCTGGGCGCGGACTTCGAGCTGGTGCACCTGAAGGGCGACCTCGTGTACCGCCGGCCCGAGCTTCCGGGCGGGGAGGGCCGCTGA
- a CDS encoding HEAT repeat domain-containing protein, whose translation MSDTVRSPAGQEEARYRALQAVDPRAPGALETFTTGLHDESWRVRHAAAEGLRRVPDAQGVTARLISVLGERGETGARNAAAEALAGMGPVATQPLVHLLEHEDPDQRKLAADILGQLGHPEVEDVLLRALSDGDLNVRVAAAEALGRMGGPAAARALEGLLDTPTPLLRLAALEGLASLKRAPPLERVMALVEDPALQRSALRLLGLYAPGVATERICRALASPVRSVREAALVALGTQAGALGPYERGELDAVARSVLGGIPGVTERVAQALDGEDVQVRAGALVAAGALGEASLAVPVAEVAREDRLLREVLFTLGQLGPDGRRLLLEGMGTLSLPARTVAAEALVLLVDATSVPELCALLEWAEDDLRAVVVRALGRTRSPQAVAPLVELLADPALSGIAARALEQLTVAHPLASLTALEAAVEQRATPAAVAVLGRLGGARVLPLLRRLARDEEASWRAAAVEAAGRVDGEAGLELARGALADESPRVRIAAVRSLGQQGGKEAATFLGLALKDEDRGVRVAAVEAVGAAGAKERSADLESLVRHGDSGLAMLAVRALTKLGTVGAGVLWDALSHPDAEVVKAALAALASAEASADGAALAVSLLGHPRWDVRVAAARVLGGLGRPECLLALEQALSVERDALARAALADAVARLSSGR comes from the coding sequence ATGAGCGACACGGTGCGGTCCCCCGCGGGGCAGGAGGAGGCCCGGTACCGGGCGTTGCAGGCGGTGGATCCGCGCGCGCCCGGGGCCCTGGAGACCTTCACCACCGGACTCCATGACGAGAGCTGGCGCGTGCGCCACGCGGCGGCGGAGGGCCTGCGCCGCGTGCCGGACGCGCAGGGGGTCACCGCGCGGCTCATCTCCGTCCTGGGGGAGCGCGGCGAGACGGGCGCACGCAACGCGGCGGCCGAGGCGCTGGCGGGCATGGGGCCCGTGGCGACGCAGCCGCTGGTGCACCTGCTGGAGCACGAGGATCCGGATCAGCGCAAGCTGGCGGCGGACATCCTGGGACAGCTGGGGCACCCGGAGGTGGAGGACGTGCTCCTGCGCGCGCTCTCCGACGGCGACCTCAACGTGCGCGTGGCCGCCGCGGAGGCGCTGGGCCGGATGGGCGGGCCCGCCGCGGCGCGAGCGCTGGAGGGGCTGCTGGACACGCCCACGCCCCTGCTGCGGCTGGCCGCGCTGGAAGGCCTCGCGTCGCTCAAGCGCGCGCCCCCGCTGGAGCGGGTGATGGCGCTGGTGGAGGACCCGGCGTTGCAGCGCAGCGCCCTGCGGCTGCTGGGCCTGTACGCTCCGGGCGTGGCCACGGAGCGCATCTGCCGGGCCCTGGCCTCGCCGGTGCGCTCGGTGCGAGAGGCGGCCCTCGTCGCGCTGGGGACGCAGGCCGGCGCGCTGGGCCCGTACGAGCGCGGGGAGCTGGACGCGGTGGCGCGCTCGGTGCTGGGCGGCATCCCGGGCGTGACGGAGCGCGTGGCGCAGGCGCTGGACGGCGAGGACGTCCAGGTGCGGGCCGGCGCGCTGGTGGCCGCCGGGGCGCTGGGAGAGGCGTCGCTCGCGGTGCCGGTGGCGGAGGTGGCGCGCGAGGACCGGCTCCTGCGCGAGGTGCTCTTCACGCTGGGCCAGCTGGGACCGGACGGACGGCGCCTCCTGCTGGAGGGCATGGGCACGCTGTCGCTGCCCGCGCGCACGGTGGCGGCGGAGGCGCTGGTGCTGCTGGTGGACGCGACGTCGGTGCCGGAGCTGTGCGCGCTGCTGGAGTGGGCGGAGGACGACCTGCGCGCGGTGGTGGTGCGGGCGCTGGGGCGCACGCGCTCGCCGCAGGCCGTGGCGCCGCTGGTGGAGCTGCTCGCGGACCCCGCGCTGTCGGGCATCGCGGCGCGGGCGCTGGAGCAGTTGACCGTGGCGCATCCGCTGGCGTCGCTGACCGCGCTGGAGGCGGCGGTGGAGCAGCGCGCGACGCCCGCGGCGGTGGCGGTGCTGGGCCGGCTGGGCGGCGCGCGGGTGCTGCCCCTGCTGCGGCGGCTGGCGCGCGATGAAGAGGCCTCCTGGCGCGCGGCGGCGGTGGAGGCGGCGGGCCGCGTGGATGGCGAAGCGGGCCTGGAGCTGGCGCGCGGCGCGCTGGCGGACGAGTCCCCCCGGGTGCGCATCGCCGCGGTGCGCTCCCTGGGCCAGCAGGGCGGCAAGGAGGCCGCGACGTTCCTGGGGCTCGCGCTGAAGGACGAGGACCGCGGCGTGCGCGTGGCCGCGGTGGAGGCGGTGGGCGCGGCGGGCGCGAAGGAGCGCTCGGCGGACCTGGAGTCGCTGGTGCGCCACGGCGACAGTGGGCTCGCGATGCTGGCGGTGCGGGCCCTGACGAAGCTGGGGACGGTGGGCGCGGGCGTGCTGTGGGACGCGCTCAGCCACCCCGACGCGGAGGTGGTGAAGGCGGCGCTGGCGGCGCTGGCGTCGGCGGAGGCCTCGGCGGATGGCGCGGCGCTGGCGGTGTCGCTGCTGGGCCATCCGCGCTGGGACGTGCGGGTGGCGGCGGCGCGCGTGCTGGGCGGCCTGGGGCGGCCGGAGTGCCTCCTCGCGCTGGAGCAGGCGCTGTCGGTGGAGCGGGACGCGCTGGCCCGCGCGGCGCTGGCGGACGCGGTGGCCCGGCTGTCGTCGGGGCGGTGA
- a CDS encoding chemotaxis protein CheW: MTDPVNLLTRRPRGDVPGNAPVAEAEVQLCAFFVGNEEYVLDIMRVEEILPPQRVIPIPHAPAFVEGVLHLRGAMLPVVDLRRRLLGQPAQETRRTRMLVCRLGARRVVARVDRVAEVLRVRRGDIKPAPALMSGGRTPFVVGVCGPPERLRLLLDLKALLRAELERDARPPSGG; this comes from the coding sequence ATGACGGACCCCGTGAACCTGCTGACCCGCCGTCCGCGCGGCGACGTTCCCGGCAACGCGCCGGTGGCCGAAGCCGAGGTGCAGCTGTGCGCCTTCTTCGTGGGCAACGAGGAGTACGTGCTGGACATCATGCGTGTGGAGGAGATCCTCCCGCCCCAGCGCGTGATTCCCATTCCGCACGCGCCCGCCTTCGTGGAGGGCGTGCTGCACCTGCGCGGCGCGATGCTCCCGGTGGTGGACCTGCGGCGGCGCCTGCTGGGTCAGCCCGCGCAGGAGACGCGGCGCACGCGGATGCTCGTGTGCCGGCTGGGCGCGCGCCGCGTGGTGGCGCGAGTGGACCGCGTGGCGGAGGTGCTGCGCGTGCGCCGCGGCGACATCAAGCCCGCGCCGGCGCTCATGTCCGGAGGTCGCACGCCGTTCGTGGTGGGCGTGTGCGGACCGCCGGAGCGGCTGCGGCTGCTGCTGGACCTGAAGGCGCTCCTGCGCGCGGAGCTGGAACGTGACGCGCGCCCTCCGTCCGGGGGGTGA
- a CDS encoding chemotaxis protein CheW: MSRFEALLDAFFYRPDEDVGGLLDFAAGSDDLAPPLLEEEPVEYLAFRLESECYAVPILAVREICKVPLLTEIPRAEPHLLGVMNLRGELLPVYDVKLRLRLAEAPPLVAGPDAGLPPREARILVLKMDDGPAGVWVDSVAGVVRLKPSMVELSPAGLRGDRDCVAGLGRKGSQLYILLDPEQALAP; this comes from the coding sequence GTGTCCCGTTTCGAAGCCCTGCTCGACGCGTTCTTCTACCGCCCGGACGAGGACGTCGGCGGCCTGCTGGACTTCGCCGCGGGCAGTGACGACCTGGCGCCGCCGCTGCTGGAGGAGGAGCCGGTCGAGTACCTCGCCTTCCGCCTGGAATCCGAGTGCTACGCGGTGCCCATCCTCGCGGTGAGGGAGATCTGCAAGGTGCCGCTGCTCACGGAGATTCCGCGCGCGGAGCCGCACCTGCTGGGCGTGATGAACCTGCGCGGGGAGCTGTTGCCCGTCTACGACGTGAAGCTGCGGCTGCGGCTGGCGGAGGCTCCGCCGCTGGTGGCGGGGCCGGACGCGGGCCTGCCGCCCCGGGAGGCGCGCATCCTCGTGCTCAAGATGGACGACGGGCCCGCGGGCGTGTGGGTGGACTCGGTGGCGGGCGTGGTGCGGCTCAAGCCGTCCATGGTGGAGCTATCGCCCGCGGGGCTGCGCGGGGACCGCGACTGCGTGGCGGGGCTGGGGCGCAAGGGCTCGCAGCTCTACATCCTGTTGGATCCGGAGCAGGCGCTCGCCCCATGA